A region of the Peredibacter starrii genome:
CTTACTCATGGGACGACTCATTTAGTGATTACTTTCAATCGAGGTAAGACCGGCACTCAAACTGAGACCATCACCAAACGTATTACATTGAATGTGAAGACCGATGGAGCTGGAAACATAACAGGCTGTACTTCAACCAGTTCGTCAAAAAATGAGATATGGAAATTTGCGGCCAATAATTCTGATATCTATTTCAACACCGGAGCGGTGGCGATTGGAACCACCACGCCAACTCATAATTTAACAATCCAAGCTCGAACTCTGCCTGGCACCTCTGGGATTTCTATCATTGGAAACGAAGCCACCACTGCGGGCTGGAATCGAGCGGGAATCATGTTCAATGATCAAAGTAGTAATTACTTCTGGTCACTGGCAATGTTTGGAGTTGCGGCCCATGAAGGAGAAGGTGGATTTGGTATTGGTGGAGGACCCACCACTACGACAGGATTAAATCGCTTTCTCATAACCAAACAAGGGAATGTCGGAATTAATACTAATCTTCAAAAACCTACATGTGGATTGGCGGATTGTTCGACCACTAGGTTTCTACATATTCACAGTAATGCCGCCGGACCAGTTGATGCTTCTCAGTTAGTATTAACGACGGATTCGGCGGCAGATGGCAGTATCGCGGGCGGAGTCGGTTTCTCGGCCGCTAAGAGCGCTGGTCCTGATCGTAGAGTAGGTGTAATCACCGGTCATATCGTTTCTCCGGCGGGTTCAACCCTTAAAGGTAATCTTCTGTTTTGGACCAATAATAATGGCGCAAATAACTTCAATGGTGTTTTGAATTCCGATGCGGACTTTTGGGTACGGGGTAATACAGACACAGTTAAATTCACTGCGACTTCAGATGTAAGATTGAAAAAAAATATCAGACCATTACAAGCTTCGCTGGAAAAGGTCCTTGCCATAAAAGGAGTGAGCTATAATTGGAAGGATTCAAATTATCCTGAAAAGAACTTTGGATTTATTGCTCAAGATGTAGAGAAAGTATTTCCTGAGCTGATTGCGACTGAGAAGGACGGAAAAATGTCCATGTCGTATATTGGTTTAGTGGCACCGGTGGTTGAAGCACTTAAGAGTTTGTTTGCAATAAAAGCTTCTCAAGAAAAACAAATCTCTCAGTTGGAAGCTGAGAACAAGATGATGTTGGAATTTATCTGCAAAAAAGAAAAAGCATCTTTTTGTTATTGAATGAGTTCCTCGACCACTTTGTTGGCATTTGAATTTATTAATTTAGGACAAGCAATCTCAGCAATCTTGGTAAATTCTTTACTCTTGTAATATGGGTTAAAGCCAAGTTCATCTTTCTTGTAGTCCTGGTTTGCATAAGATTTGAATGAAGGTTTGCAGTGGTATTTTTCTGAGATGGCCCGAGAAACTTGGTTTCGAAGAATATGACGATGATTATCTTTTGTCTTATTTAAAGTTTTTGCCATAAATTCATTTGATAGACCAGGATCAAGATTTCTAAACATCGGGTCCATGAATTTAAAGTGTGGATCATCTTTTAAGTTGCTTTTGATAACATTATTAGCGCTGAGTTTGATTGATTCTTTGTAACAATCTTCCATCGTTGGCGAACCTAGTTTTAGTTCTCCATCATTGGCGAACTGAGTAACGGCCTCTTCACTGCAGCGGTCGGCAATTTTTTTAATTTCGTCACTTGATGGTGACCAATTCATTAATTGAGCAGCAGCATTATCTTTTGCCATTTGAGACATCCGATATGGTTCCGCGCAGGCCTTGGTTGAAGTGTACTCCACGCCATCAAAGATGGTGTTTTTAATAAGATAATACTTTTCGGGACTTTTTTCTTTTAGGTGGGCAGGGCTGTATCTATAAGCAACAACACTTTCCGCGAAATCTTCTCGTTCATTTGTCATCCCGTATTTTGATACCGCGGTTTCGGGTCTTGAAGTTTTGGCCTTTATCTCAAGTTTTCCATCCTTCATCTTACCTGCGCTTACCCAACCCCCTTGTTCCATCCATTCAGTACTTTGATCAATTTGAGTCACTCCTCCGATTGCGTGTGCTAGTTCATGAACAATTGTCGAGCGACCTTGTTCTGGTGATTGAGTGTTCCATAAATCAAAAATCATGATGGTGGCGTTGGCCAGTGTGCGGTCACTGTTCATGCCGCGTGGTGCATGGACCAAGGTGCGGCTTTTTTCAAAAGGCATGACCCCTTCAGGAAAATCTGAAATTGCCAGGAGGACCGTATCTAGCTCTTCTTTTTTCCAGGGAGCCGAGTCTTCTCTTACAATATGCGATCCATTCAGACCGAATCTTGCTTGCATAAAGTGAAGTTGAACTCCAATCTCTGGGCCGAAAATTTCTTTCAGAGCACAGTCCACTTTCTTACAAGTGGAGGTACGCATTTTATTTTTTTTAGGATCGGCATTACCTAGGATATCAACGTAAGTTGTTAAATGGTAAAATGCCTCAAGATTCTCCGGCGTTTCATTCTCAAAGTTAATGCCATTGATATTCTTATTTAATCTTGCCTTTGTTTCGTGTGACCTCAACCAATCACTCATTTCACTGACTGAAAAGGGATTTTTTCTTAAACAATTGGCATTTTTGATTTCATTTTGAGTGGCTGATTCCCAGGTGATTTTTCTTTGAAGATTGATGAGATCACTAAGTTCCGAAAATTCAGGTTCTCCACAACTTTCGTGTGCAAAGGATGACATTGATAGTAGCAAAGTGAGAGTAAGGAACAGTATTTTCATGGATGATCACCATCCATGGGCCATATCACCATTGAGCGAAGTGTTTTAGACTCGTTGTTGATAAACTCCAGTTTTAAATTTTCCCCCGGAACTTCCATCGTTATGGTACTACCGGCCGTATGATCAGTTTCACTGAGTGATTTTTGAATCCTGGCCTTCTCCTGTGGATAAAGATTTGAGTAGACTTGGCGAAAGAGACCTTTAGTTTTCTCTTTCATCTCTTGTGTCGCCACGACATATACATAATGAAAGTGGGATTTCTTTATTCCAATGGTGGTTTGATCTTGAAGGTAGATAGCATCTTTATCTTTGGATCTGATTTTCGCTTTAAAGGCCTTTTCAATCTCGCCCTCCGTGCTTTTATTCGTAAGAGCACTTAACTCTGATGGTAAGAGTTTTATCATCTCACCGCGGACGGTGGGCTTCGCATTGATGCTGATTGATAATGTAATTAGACCCACAAGCAAAATGAGCTTCATGGGTATCTTGTCGGAAGGTTGATTAAATTACTTTAGTAAGTTTATTGTAGGTTTTCTCTAACAATTTCAGTGTTTTCCGGAATCGAATAAACCACGAGATAGGTCTCAATGTAATCCTGGTCCACATTAATTTTGTAATGCGTTTCTACGTAAGTCGGAATGTTTTTATCTTCAAAAAGGCGCTTCTTAGCATCGTATAAGCGAACGCCCTCTTCTGGATCATGGGTCGAAGTTTTTAAGGTGAAGACCTCTTCCCAATCGTTTTTCATGATGAGGGGAAGATGCTCTTTACAAAAATGAAGTGTCTTAAATGGACGAATGCAGGCCTTACAAAAAAGTCGATCACAAATGGCACAAGTCGTTTCGCCCGGTTCATCGGGATGATTAGGGCAAAAAAGATCTGAACGTTTAGGCTTAAGCTTTTCCATCTCCTTCATGCGTATCATGATGTCAGGATGGTAATTGGGATCAGCAGTTGTTTCAGGCTGCTTCTGCGTCGGTAACTTCTGTTGGAACAAGCGGTAAATCAAAAAGCCCAGCACTCCCAGAATAATCACCAGGAGAAGATTCATGATCGAAATGAGGACGAGTGCCGTTTGTTCCATTAGTACAAGTGTACTTCCGTTACCGGTTTATAACCCAGAAAATTATTATAAAATTGGCGTGCCGAGATCTTTAACTGATCTTTGATGTAAGTTTCTTCTCTGCCACCTAGATTGTTTTTAATCTGCTCTAGAAGTTTCTTCTTTAAATTATCAATCCATTCCTGAGCAACCAAAGGAAGTCCTACTGTTGTGATTTCCATATGGCCCATCGTACGGTGATAACTTATGAAGACCGCTCCTTGAGTCGCCATCTTTCGACGTTGAGAAATTTGAGTTTTCTCAATCTCCATGGCCTTACCATGAATCAGTCGAGGCTCTTTAGCGTCAAGCTCTTCAATCTTTACTGTTCCTTCGCCCAGGATCACTTCATTATAGTTATAGATCAGATGCGCTGAGATTTTAGGATAGGCAGTATGAATGAACTCATAGTGCTTTTTTAGAAAATAAGATTCGCCGTGAATCGGAAAATAAAATCCAGGAGTAAAGTTCTTCAACAGAATATGAAGATCTTCTTTGCCCGGATGTCCCGAAGCATGAATTAAATGATCGCTGGCAGTGATGATCTCTGCCCCGAATTCTGTGAGCTTATTGTAGATACGATAAATTTTTTTCTCATTTCCAGGAATGACTTTAGAGCTGAAAACCACCAGATCACCGGGGCCTGGTTTAAATGTTCCATCTTCGCCAAAACTAAAACGTCTGAGCGCCGATAAGAAATCTCCCTGACAACCAGAAAGGAAAATAAGCATTCTACCCGTCTCGCCTTTCACTTGATCGGTCATATGGAAATCATCAGGAGAAAGTTCAGAATGTCCGGTTTCGGTGGCCGCTTCCATATAGGTTTTAAGCGAGCGACCCATAATCACGATTTTTCTACCCGCATCTTTCGCCATCTTAGCAATGGCGTTCATACGGTGGACATTAGAAGCAAAAAGGGTAATGAAGACACGAGTCTCTTCCCTTTCCATCAAAGCTTTTAAATCGGTATGAAGATCATTTTCAGAGGTGGTCTTACCATCATTCAGGATGTTGGTAGAATCGATGAAATAGGCGGTCTGAGCGCATTCAGAAAGTTTTTCTTTAATGCGGGCCAGATCAATTGGCTTCTCATGTTTTGAGAAAAGATCCACTTTGAAATCGGAAATATAAAGAGCGCCCCACTTTTTATCATTACTACGAATCACGAGACCGGCAGTCTCTGGGATCGAGTGATTCACATGAATCGGGAAGACCTCAATGTTTTTAAATTGAAGATGAGACGTCTCATGATAGAGCTCATACTTCATCGTGATTTTATGTTCTTCTAATTTCTTCTGAAGCAAATGATGTGTGAAGTTTGTTACATAAACCGTGATATCAGGAAACTCTTTTAAAAGATGTCCCAATCCACCAATATGATCTTCATGTCCGTGCGTAATGATAATGGAAGTTAAACGACTAGCATCGAGAAGTGAAAAGTCCGGAATAAGGTAATTGATGTCGAAGCATTCTTCATAAGGAAAAAGCATCCCGCAATCAATCAGAATATCTTCATCTGGTGTGCGGATGAGGGTCATATTCGAGCCGATCTCTTCGACTCCACCAATAGGAATGATATTAAAATATTTGTTTTTCAAAATAAGTCCTTTTGGAAATTGTAACAGACCATCACCCAAAATGCATGGGCAATGGTCTAGACTTGGACCTATTTAATCAACTTAGATCGCCTCAGTATTTGAGGCCTCGACATGAGAAGATTCAAGAAGTTCACGAATGCGGGCGGCCAAAATTAAGGCGGCCACATCGGTCTCTTCTCCGACTGTGAAGTCTGCGTATTGTTTCTGAGGATCAAGGTACTTCTGATACATTGGTCTCACAGTATCGTAGTACTGAGCGATGACTGATTCAAGTGAACGACCACGCTCTTTCACGTCACGGTGAAGACGACGAGTAAAGCGGATATCTGAATCAACATGCAGGAAACATTTAATATCAAGCATGTCGCGAATTTCTTGATCGTAGAGAGAAAAAATCCCTTCAAACAGAACGACCTTACAAGGACCTACTTGCTCATACTCTTCAGTGCGAGTTGATGTGGCGAAATCATAGATAGGACACTTGATCCCCATGCCTTGCTTCAACTCAGACAGATGATGACGGAGAAGATTCCAGTCAAAAGCATCCGGGTGGTCGAAGTTCGCTTTACCAGTAGTGGTATAGTTCGTTTTAGGTTGAATAGGTAAGTAGTAGGAATCCATGTGGAGAAGTACGGATGCAGAGCTATTGATGCTCTTCATGACTTTTTTGGCAAAAGTCGTTTTTCCAGACCCCGATCCGCCTGCGATTCCGATGAGAAAGATTTTGTTTTGCATATCGGGATGTTTTACTAACAAAGAAAGTGCCATATGCCCAAGAAAACCTTCACAAATGTAATTTTTTTATCCTCACAATGGGCCCTTCTTAGGTTATAAAGCCACTAAATTAAAGGATTTTTATGGACGCATTTTGGGTAGTGACCCTATTTCATTTCCAACCGACTACGGAGCAGTGGTCTCATATTGAGAGCATGGCAATAAACGATTATGGCTCTCTTGGTATTGAAGAGTTTTCTCTCGACGAGCCCGAGGTGGATGCCCTCTTAGGCGAACGATCATATTCGGGTGGTGATTTACCGCAAGATGTTTTGGATGAAGTAGAAAGCCGTGTGCTTGGTCGTCCGAACAATTATCGTTTCTTCTTCGGTGATGAAGAAGGAGCTTCCGAGTTTTATACAAAAGTGGGCCAGGTCTATTTGTGTGAATCACAAATTGAAACTCAGCAAACTGAAGACTGGAACGCTGAATGGAAAAAACACTACGCTCCTATCAAAGTAAATGATTCTTTAGAAATCATTCCTTCTTGGAACAAAGATTATAATAGTACTAGTCGTGAGAAGATCTATATCTATCCAGGCATGGGCTTTGGTACTGGTAGCCACGAGACCACATTTCTTTGTCTAAAACTTTTCACTGAACATCTTTTAAATCAAAAAGTGGAAACGGTTTTAGATTTCGGTTCAGGTTCGGGCATTTTAGGTCTGGCAACATTCAAGTTCTTCCCGGAAGCGAAAGTTGATTTCTACGATATCGATCCAGAGGCCAACAAGAACTGTTATCAAAATGCCGAGACCAACGAATTAGAAAATTTTGCTTTCCGCCTGCTACTTCCGGAAGTGAGAGAGAAACTCATGGAGGAATACGATGTGGTGTTCGCCAATATTCTTGAGAGCATCTTGATGCTCGAGCAAGAAGCATTGATCGCTCATACAAAGAAAGGTGGATCACTGATCCTTTCTGGTCTTTTGAGACACCAGGCCGCAAATATCATCAAACTTTATTCAGATGCGGGTATGAAGCTTATCAGTCATGTTGAAAAAGGTGATTGGGCGGCGATCTTATTTAAAAAGGGCGAGGCATGAGGGCCCACTGGCTTTCTGATTTAACTCTTCTGGACAGCTATGTCCTAAAAGATGAGTCACTTCATCACCTGGTCAATGTGATTCGTATCGAAGTCGGTGAGGAGCTTTTACTGCTAAATGGTAAGGGCCTCCAGATCCTGACTGTGGTTGATGCCATCGCCAAGCGCGAACTGCGTCTGAAATTTAAATCTGAGATTCCTGCGGAAAGAAAATATGTATTTGATCTCGCCCTCGGGATGCCGAAACGAGATGCCTTTGAACTTTGTCTTAAGCAAGCGGCCGAGCTGGGCTTTCGGAAGATCTATCTCATACGTTCAGCTTATTCACAAATGAAGGCCCCGGAAATGGACCGCATGGAGAAACTTCTGGTTTCGGCCTTAGAGCAATCTAACGCTTCATTCATGCCGGAAATCGAAGAGGTGAAGTGGGAATCGATTCCCTGGAGTCACTATCACTCGGCCCTTCTACTAGATTCTCAGACCTCAATTAAAAAACCGGTTTTTGATTCAGCTCCTACAAGTCCTCATCTATTGATCGTAGGACCAGAGGGTGGTTTTTCGCCCGAAGAGCTTAAATACCTTCACTCACAAAATCAGGTAAAAGTCGTCAATTTACCTACTCCGATTTTGCGAACCCCAACTGCCTTGGCCGCAGGTGCAGGGATTATGCTTGAAAGTTTGCTTAAGTGAAGAATGACGGGCTAAAATTAAGAAAAGGACCAAATCATGAATTTAGAAAGCGTTCAGAATAAAAAGAATAACACTCCTGTGAATGATGACTTCATGGAAGAGTTTGATTTTAAGCCGATCACTTCGGGTCTAGGTTTTCATCATCAAAAAGCCACGGAAGTAAAACCGATGTTCACAGAAAGAACTGTGGCAGTAAGTCCTCTTCCGACTTCAGTGCCGACGATGAAAAAAGAGATGAACGTTTATCAAAATGATTTATCTATGTTTTATAATCAGGCCCAGCAAGTACCTCAGGCGCCGGTTGAGCTTGAGCCAATGGTAGAAGAAAAATTCTATCGCATGGCCGGCAAAACCCAGCGTGTGTTTGCATACCTTCTGGATCTTGCTTTCGTTGCGGGTCTTCTGACAGGTGTATTAACTATCATGGCCAAGTCAGTGGACCTGGATCTTATTCAAGTTTGGGAGCAATACCCTCACGAGATCACTCCCCTGGTTGTGACTCTTTTCTGTGGTTTTTATCTGATCTATTTCGCCATCTTTGAAAAGGCGAGTCAGTCTACGCTTGGGAAGAATCTCTTTAACTTAAGAGTGACCAGTATGGACAATGGTTCATTATCTCTTACAACTTTACTCATGCGTTCCATCGTGAGTCTTTTAAACTTTGCGAGTCTTGGTTTATTCTCTTATTTTGATTTGCAGAATAAAGTTACAAACTCAAAAGTAATTCGGATCGACTAATGTTTTCACCATCTCTAGAACACTTTTTAAAACAGAACGAAGGTAAAAGAATAGTTTTTACCAACGGCTGTTTTGATATCCTTCATCGCGGACACGTTACTTATCTTGCTGAAGCAAGAAAGCTTGGTGACCTTTTAGTGGTGGGGGTGAATTCAGACGCGAGCGTGAAGCGTCTTAAAGGACCTGAGCGTCCGATCAATAATGAGAATGATCGCTCGTATGTTCTTTCTCAACTTAAGTCTGTGGACTTCACTGAGATCTTCACCGAGGACACTCCCCTAAATCTCATTCTTAAAGTGCAACCAAAAATTCTTGTGAAAGGTGGCGACTGGAAGATTGATCAGATCGTGGGAGCGAAAGAAGTTCTGGCCAATGGTGGAGATGTTTTCTCTTTGAACTTCGTTGACGGTTACTCAACAACTTCAATCATTCAAAAAATTCAGGCATGATTTTTTCTCTCGGAGACACTGAGAAAAATCTCGTTCTGCCGGAGACAACTGACTTTGATATCATCTGCTTTTTCAGAGTGAATCATGCTATTCATGCTGATGAAAAACTTTGGTGGAAGACACTCACCGGAAGCCTCAGAGGCAAACGATCAGTGCTTATTTTAGAGTCCGAAGTAAGCTCTTTCCCTGCCATGGATAAGACTCAGCGCTGGCAGCTAGGTGATAACTGGTGTTGGCTCACTCCTCGAAGCCTCAGTGTAATTTCCAACGGTTACTCCAATTCATCCATGAATATCCGAGAGTTAAAGTCTTTCTTAACAAATTATAAGCCATAGAATTCTTTAGATTTCCTGATTTTTTTAATCAGTTATGCAAAATAGCCCTCAAATAAGTACTTGAGTCTTTCGATAAGAAAACGAGACTGACCATTGTGGTCGGTTAAATTTTTGGATCTCGATTCTTACAAGGAGTACGTTGATGGGCTTAAGAATCAACACCAACATTGCCTCGCAAGAGGTACAAAAAAACCTGAAGGTCAGTAATGCCCAACAGGAAGCGGAGTTTTCAAAACTCTCGTCTGGTAAACGAATCACGAAATCTGCGGATGATGCCGCCGGTTTGGCGATTGCTAAGAAGTTAGAGGCCGAAACACGAGGTCTGCGTGTTGCTGGTCGAAACGCAAACGATGCTATCTCAATGGTTCAGGTTGCCGAAGGTGGTCTGAACGAAACGAGTAACATCCTTACCCGCTTGCGTGAATTATCCATTCAGGCCGGATCGGACACAGTGGGTGATACTGAAAGAGGTTATCTCTCGCTGGAGTATGAACAACTAGTTCAAGAGGCCGATCGTATTTCAAAAACCACTTCTTTCAACGGCCGACCACTCTTAAAGGGTGAAGGGAACACACTACAGTTCCAAGTCGGTGCGTATGGTGGCGAAGATAACCGAATCGAATTTGATGCCGCATCGACGGATGCTTCATCAGAGTCTTTAGGTATCGGTGGCTCGAATATCCGGGATAAACAAGGTGCCATTGATAACCTAGAGCGAATCGACAACGCCATCAACAAGGTGAGTGCATTCCGCGCTAACTTTGGTTCGATTCAATCGCGTCTACAGTCGACCATCAACAACCTTGATGTTGCCACTGTAAACCAGGAAGCTGCCCGTTCACGTATTGAAGATGTTGATGTGGCAGATTCAACAGCGAAACTTGCATCGTCTCAAATCAGAAATGCTGCAGGTACCGCTACTCTGTCTCAGGCCAACCAATTAGGTAACAGTGCTCTGAGATTGATCGGTTAATCGTACTCTGTATTAGGTGTTCCGTATTACTTAAGCCCAGGACCTCCTGGTTAATCCCAGGAGGTCTTTTTGGAGAAACTAGCTTTGGCAAACGACAACAAACTTAAAAAAGTAAAAGATGAAGCGACAATCTTGAACTTGTTGTCAGGGGCGAAACACGGTAATTCGGAAGTATTTATTTGGAAGCTAATCGGGAGTGAAAAACATCTTGGTCAGGTCAGAATTGAATCGATCAGGAAAACCCGAAAAGATTTTTGTATCATTCCGGCCGAAGGTCAGGATCGTCTTGTTCAGGATTTAATGGGGAGCCACAATCACGTTGATCTCTACATTCCAGAGTCTGCACTTCTTCTCCGTTGTGCAATCAAGCAAACTGATGCTCCTTACCGATACTACCTTCAGCTTCCAAATTTCGTTGCTCAAGTTGAAAGAAGACAAAGCTTTCGTCTGAATGTGCATGGTAGTTCAGAGGTTAAACTGAGCTTCGGAAAATCTGTCACAATTCCTAAACCCATGAGTCAGCATTTTCTAAAAGAATGTTTTGATATCAGTGCCGGTGGTTTTTCTTTCTTCATCTCAAAAATGGAGACCAAGTTCTTTCAAATTGATGACGCCATTCCATTGGTTGAGCTCAAGGCGGGAAATTGGACCACAAAGATCAGTGCCCAGATCGCCACGATTCGTGAGGTAGAACCTGACGAATACAATGGC
Encoded here:
- a CDS encoding tail fiber domain-containing protein, coding for MKRDETGIGLVEVLIAIGMLGGLVLLISGINQNAHKVAANLEINTDVMQTLQEIQQILVIPENCAMTFQGKNAVSNPNVVQAIKQKFKTTFADVYPNSVLNPQKVYGSKRVKIDSYALSDTAPEVSALTHGTTHLVITFNRGKTGTQTETITKRITLNVKTDGAGNITGCTSTSSSKNEIWKFAANNSDIYFNTGAVAIGTTTPTHNLTIQARTLPGTSGISIIGNEATTAGWNRAGIMFNDQSSNYFWSLAMFGVAAHEGEGGFGIGGGPTTTTGLNRFLITKQGNVGINTNLQKPTCGLADCSTTRFLHIHSNAAGPVDASQLVLTTDSAADGSIAGGVGFSAAKSAGPDRRVGVITGHIVSPAGSTLKGNLLFWTNNNGANNFNGVLNSDADFWVRGNTDTVKFTATSDVRLKKNIRPLQASLEKVLAIKGVSYNWKDSNYPEKNFGFIAQDVEKVFPELIATEKDGKMSMSYIGLVAPVVEALKSLFAIKASQEKQISQLEAENKMMLEFICKKEKASFCY
- a CDS encoding ribonuclease J; its protein translation is MKNKYFNIIPIGGVEEIGSNMTLIRTPDEDILIDCGMLFPYEECFDINYLIPDFSLLDASRLTSIIITHGHEDHIGGLGHLLKEFPDITVYVTNFTHHLLQKKLEEHKITMKYELYHETSHLQFKNIEVFPIHVNHSIPETAGLVIRSNDKKWGALYISDFKVDLFSKHEKPIDLARIKEKLSECAQTAYFIDSTNILNDGKTTSENDLHTDLKALMEREETRVFITLFASNVHRMNAIAKMAKDAGRKIVIMGRSLKTYMEAATETGHSELSPDDFHMTDQVKGETGRMLIFLSGCQGDFLSALRRFSFGEDGTFKPGPGDLVVFSSKVIPGNEKKIYRIYNKLTEFGAEIITASDHLIHASGHPGKEDLHILLKNFTPGFYFPIHGESYFLKKHYEFIHTAYPKISAHLIYNYNEVILGEGTVKIEELDAKEPRLIHGKAMEIEKTQISQRRKMATQGAVFISYHRTMGHMEITTVGLPLVAQEWIDNLKKKLLEQIKNNLGGREETYIKDQLKISARQFYNNFLGYKPVTEVHLY
- the udk gene encoding uridine kinase codes for the protein MQNKIFLIGIAGGSGSGKTTFAKKVMKSINSSASVLLHMDSYYLPIQPKTNYTTTGKANFDHPDAFDWNLLRHHLSELKQGMGIKCPIYDFATSTRTEEYEQVGPCKVVLFEGIFSLYDQEIRDMLDIKCFLHVDSDIRFTRRLHRDVKERGRSLESVIAQYYDTVRPMYQKYLDPQKQYADFTVGEETDVAALILAARIRELLESSHVEASNTEAI
- a CDS encoding 50S ribosomal protein L11 methyltransferase, which codes for MDAFWVVTLFHFQPTTEQWSHIESMAINDYGSLGIEEFSLDEPEVDALLGERSYSGGDLPQDVLDEVESRVLGRPNNYRFFFGDEEGASEFYTKVGQVYLCESQIETQQTEDWNAEWKKHYAPIKVNDSLEIIPSWNKDYNSTSREKIYIYPGMGFGTGSHETTFLCLKLFTEHLLNQKVETVLDFGSGSGILGLATFKFFPEAKVDFYDIDPEANKNCYQNAETNELENFAFRLLLPEVREKLMEEYDVVFANILESILMLEQEALIAHTKKGGSLILSGLLRHQAANIIKLYSDAGMKLISHVEKGDWAAILFKKGEA
- a CDS encoding 16S rRNA (uracil(1498)-N(3))-methyltransferase produces the protein MRAHWLSDLTLLDSYVLKDESLHHLVNVIRIEVGEELLLLNGKGLQILTVVDAIAKRELRLKFKSEIPAERKYVFDLALGMPKRDAFELCLKQAAELGFRKIYLIRSAYSQMKAPEMDRMEKLLVSALEQSNASFMPEIEEVKWESIPWSHYHSALLLDSQTSIKKPVFDSAPTSPHLLIVGPEGGFSPEELKYLHSQNQVKVVNLPTPILRTPTALAAGAGIMLESLLK
- a CDS encoding RDD family protein produces the protein MNLESVQNKKNNTPVNDDFMEEFDFKPITSGLGFHHQKATEVKPMFTERTVAVSPLPTSVPTMKKEMNVYQNDLSMFYNQAQQVPQAPVELEPMVEEKFYRMAGKTQRVFAYLLDLAFVAGLLTGVLTIMAKSVDLDLIQVWEQYPHEITPLVVTLFCGFYLIYFAIFEKASQSTLGKNLFNLRVTSMDNGSLSLTTLLMRSIVSLLNFASLGLFSYFDLQNKVTNSKVIRID
- the rfaE2 gene encoding D-glycero-beta-D-manno-heptose 1-phosphate adenylyltransferase encodes the protein MFSPSLEHFLKQNEGKRIVFTNGCFDILHRGHVTYLAEARKLGDLLVVGVNSDASVKRLKGPERPINNENDRSYVLSQLKSVDFTEIFTEDTPLNLILKVQPKILVKGGDWKIDQIVGAKEVLANGGDVFSLNFVDGYSTTSIIQKIQA
- a CDS encoding flagellin N-terminal helical domain-containing protein — encoded protein: MGLRINTNIASQEVQKNLKVSNAQQEAEFSKLSSGKRITKSADDAAGLAIAKKLEAETRGLRVAGRNANDAISMVQVAEGGLNETSNILTRLRELSIQAGSDTVGDTERGYLSLEYEQLVQEADRISKTTSFNGRPLLKGEGNTLQFQVGAYGGEDNRIEFDAASTDASSESLGIGGSNIRDKQGAIDNLERIDNAINKVSAFRANFGSIQSRLQSTINNLDVATVNQEAARSRIEDVDVADSTAKLASSQIRNAAGTATLSQANQLGNSALRLIG
- a CDS encoding PilZ domain-containing protein, translating into MEKLALANDNKLKKVKDEATILNLLSGAKHGNSEVFIWKLIGSEKHLGQVRIESIRKTRKDFCIIPAEGQDRLVQDLMGSHNHVDLYIPESALLLRCAIKQTDAPYRYYLQLPNFVAQVERRQSFRLNVHGSSEVKLSFGKSVTIPKPMSQHFLKECFDISAGGFSFFISKMETKFFQIDDAIPLVELKAGNWTTKISAQIATIREVEPDEYNGLSYKVWRVSCRFSQIDQVSKKYFEKFIFERIKDELHAIND